In Fusobacterium perfoetens, a single genomic region encodes these proteins:
- a CDS encoding serine dehydratase subunit alpha family protein, whose amino-acid sequence MNILTRIIKDDMKPALGVTEPGAIAFSVAKAKSYLEGEVESVVVKLNSGIYKNAFTCGIPNSNEVGNSFAAALGVVAGKAEKGLESLEDVTINDNKKAEQLINEGKIKVLLDRISSDIFIETEVKTKKDSCIVKIEGTHTNIVEISKNGEKIFSKELDKKEEVSEEIILSRYTVKDILDYIENVSISEIAFVMEAHKVNMELFQEGLDSERTTFVKELLKMNGGKIFSDNSLNTAQLICNGAIEARVIGLSKPAMSITGSGAHGIITTLPLLAEYKVKGLSEEKLRRATMLSYLICTYIKEYSGRLSAFCGCGIAGGTGVACGLGYLRGAGLQEITNIINNMASGITGMICDGGNQGCTMKGIVAVDAAFRAVEMAMNNVYIFNVHGINGATPEKTMMNMGKIASPGMIETEKVIVDIFKNK is encoded by the coding sequence GTGAATATTTTAACCAGAATAATAAAAGATGATATGAAACCAGCTTTGGGGGTAACAGAACCGGGAGCTATAGCTTTTTCTGTGGCAAAGGCAAAAAGTTATTTAGAGGGAGAAGTAGAAAGTGTAGTTGTAAAATTAAATTCAGGAATTTATAAAAATGCTTTTACTTGTGGGATACCAAACTCCAATGAAGTTGGAAATAGTTTTGCTGCAGCTCTTGGAGTTGTAGCTGGAAAAGCTGAAAAAGGTTTAGAGTCTTTAGAAGATGTAACTATTAATGATAATAAAAAAGCTGAACAACTGATAAATGAGGGAAAAATAAAAGTTTTATTAGATAGAATTAGTTCAGATATTTTTATAGAAACAGAGGTAAAAACTAAAAAAGATAGTTGTATCGTAAAAATAGAGGGAACTCATACTAATATAGTTGAGATTTCTAAAAATGGAGAAAAAATATTTTCAAAAGAATTAGATAAAAAAGAAGAAGTGTCAGAAGAAATCATTTTATCTAGATATACTGTAAAAGATATTCTAGATTATATAGAAAATGTTAGTATTTCTGAGATAGCTTTTGTAATGGAAGCTCATAAAGTGAATATGGAGTTATTTCAAGAGGGACTGGATAGTGAAAGAACTACTTTTGTAAAAGAGCTTTTGAAAATGAATGGAGGGAAAATATTTTCAGATAACTCACTAAATACAGCACAACTTATATGTAATGGGGCTATAGAAGCTAGAGTTATAGGACTTAGTAAACCAGCAATGAGTATAACAGGTTCAGGAGCTCATGGAATAATAACAACTCTTCCATTGTTAGCAGAGTATAAAGTAAAAGGCTTAAGTGAAGAAAAACTTAGAAGAGCAACAATGTTAAGTTATTTAATTTGTACATATATAAAAGAATATTCTGGAAGATTATCAGCTTTTTGTGGTTGTGGAATAGCTGGAGGAACAGGGGTAGCTTGTGGACTTGGATATTTAAGAGGAGCAGGTTTACAAGAAATTACTAATATAATTAATAATATGGCTTCTGGAATAACAGGAATGATTTGCGATGGAGGAAATCAAGGTTGTACAATGAAAGGAATAGTAGCTGTTGATGCAGCTTTTAGGGCTGTAGAAATGGCAATGAATAATGTATATATTTTTAATGTACATGGAATAAATGGAGCTACTCCAGAAAAAACAATGATGAACATGGGAAAAATCGCTTCACCAGGAATGATTGAAACAGAAAAAGTTATAGTTGATATATTTAAAAATAAATAA